One window of Populus nigra chromosome 5, ddPopNigr1.1, whole genome shotgun sequence genomic DNA carries:
- the LOC133695375 gene encoding uncharacterized protein LOC133695375 encodes MASLLVSISFPMPLSAPKFSFKELQLRKSAVTRLSGQATSGTATNLLVPCNATGEILSVNQSCGGCLATPTNHFYRLVSSCMHVSSCTHKIITGYWVGPDIDDGWGFVEGFVNQIT; translated from the exons ATGGCATCCTTGTTAGTCTCCATCAGTTTCCCTATGCCTCTCTCCGCCCCTAAATTCtcattcaag GAATTACAACTAAGGAAATCAGCTGTTACTAGACTTTCAGGCCAAGCAACATCTGGGACAG CAACGAACCTTTTGGTCCCTTGCAACGCAACTGGAGAGATACTTTCTGTGAATCAGAGCTGCGGTGGATGTCTAGCAACTCCCACCAACCATTTTTACCGACTTGTTTCTAGTTGTATGCATGTAAGTTCTTGTACTCACAAAATAATAACTGGTTATTGGGTGGGGCCAGATATAGATGATGGTTGGGGATTTGTAGAAGGTTTCGTTAATCAAattacttga
- the LOC133693287 gene encoding nuclear transcription factor Y subunit B-4-like yields the protein MDDEQDRLLPIANVGRMMKKILPPTAKISKEAKQTMQECATEFISFVTGEASDKCQKENRKTVNGDDICWALISLGFDDHAEAMVRYLHKYREAERERSTNQHKASGTDQGEESNHESKQPKQPIEAPNNGVEFRVLEKGNSSSFRNPS from the coding sequence ATGGATGATGAGCAAGATAGATTGTTGCCTATTGCCAATGTGGGTCGGATGATGAAGAAAATCCTGCCACCAACTGCCAAGATTTCCAAAGAAGCAAAGCAAACCATGCAAGAATGTGCGACAGAATTTATAAGTTTTGTAACTGGTGAGGCATCTGATAAGTGTCAGAAAGAGAACCGCAAGACAGTGAACGGAGATGACATTTGCTGGGCTCTCATTTCTCTAGGGTTTGATGACCATGCAGAGGCTATGGTAAGGTACTTGCATAAATATAGAGAGGCTGAAAGAGAGAGATCCACTAACCAACATAAAGCTTCTGGCACTGACCAAGGTGAAGAATCCAACCATGAAAGTAAGCAGCCAAAGCAACCAATTGAAGCTCCTAATAACGGAGTAGAATTTAGGGTTCTTGAGAAGGGCAACAGCAGCTCTTTCAGAAATCCTTCCTGA